In a single window of the Littorina saxatilis isolate snail1 linkage group LG3, US_GU_Lsax_2.0, whole genome shotgun sequence genome:
- the LOC138961702 gene encoding uncharacterized protein isoform X1 codes for MKHFVQILLAGSATVLLYVVYFDNSPYNSQKPLYQQLLLKNWFLSAYRQNSASNGGDIPVSDEKTNTASAAFLVKSIVSSKDSTKSKMRQTPVKIDSKWHSIVDANKSAAFRRQPSVREYTGANASGQTSVKATDDSLTHVKFHKLSKPTARKPQTTKQVLIFTDEGLVKAAKEISTQRGLVLFTIINDDYLDFAASWLCNTAPFDGVHKHVLFVTTDVATGMTLQNLSSDVTVLGLNTSRFSGRQTFSHAGYLRIMVERTRYIFLMLQARVRLLLFEVDCVWLSDPLPLLLSRSGEVDLIVTKTEYNNKTAGGFLLLCPTQRTLGLWKSLTNKMNDLMEKTLHNISNSAHVNIRQNDQAFLTDLVRRGYGRVRVITLPRDSFADGKWYYLRVKERKARPTPIIINNNYIVGNSAKRRRAQRFGHWYLNERADSSVSMTCNGTAVSKLIV; via the exons ATGAAGCATTTTGTCCAAATACTCTTGGCTGGCTCGGCTACTGTGCTCTTGTATGTCGTATACTTTGACAACAGTCCGTACAATTCACAAAAACCTCTCTACCAGCAACTCCTTCTGAAGAACTGGTTTTTGTCTGCATACCGTCAGAATTCTGCTTCCAATGGTGGTGACATACCGGTTAGCGATGAAAAGACTAACACAGCGTCAGCTGCATTTTTAGTTAAATCCATAGTGTCTTCAAAAGATTCAACCAAATCAAAGATGAGACAAACTCCTGTCAAAATAGACTCAAAATGGCACAGCATAGTGGACGCCAACAAAAGTGCGGCTTTTCGCAGACAACCATCGGTGAGAGAATACACGGGTGCCAATGCATCGGGACAAACTTCAGTGAAAGCGACTGATGATTCCCTGACACACGTAAAGTTCCACAAGCTAAGCAAGCCAACAGCGAGGAAACCCCAAACCACCAAGCAGGTGCTCATCTTCACGGACGAAGGCCTGGTGAAGGCAGCCAAAGAGATCTCCACGCAGCGAGGTCTGGTCCTCTTCACCATCATCAACGACGACTACTTGGACTTCGCGGCCAGCTGGTTATGCAACACGGCGCCTTTTGACGGAGTCCACAAACACGTGCTCTTCGTCACCACTGACGTCGCCACGGGTATGACGTTGCAGAACTTGTCATCTGACGTCACCGTCCTGGGGCTGAACACGTCACGGTTTTCTGGTCGTCAGACTTTTTCTCATGCCGGGTATCTGCGAATCATGGTGGAGCGTACCCGTTACATCTTCCTCATGCTTCAGGCTCGTGTACGCCTGTTGCTGTTCGAG GTGGACTGCGTGTGGCTGTcagaccccctccccctcctcctgtCCCGGAGCGGCGAGGTGGACCTCATCGTCACCAAGACagagtacaacaacaaaacggcCGGCGGCTTTCTACTCCTGTGCCCCACGCAGCGCACTCTGGGTCTGTGGAAAAGCCTCACAAACAAGATGAACGACTTGATGGAGAAGACGCTCCACAACATATCCAACTCCGCCCACGTCAACATCAGGCAGAACGACCAGGCGTTCCTCACCGACCTTGTTCGGCGCGGCTACGGGCGCGTGAGAGTCATCACGCTTCCCAGGGACTCGTTCGCTGACGGAAAGTGGTATTATCTGCGTGTGAAAGAGAGGAAGGCCAGGCCCACccccatcatcatcaacaacaactacaTCGTCGGCAACTCCGCCAAGAGACGGAGAGCTCAACGGTTCGGACACTGGTATTTGAACGAGCGGGCCGACTCTAGTGTTTCCATGACGTGTAACGGTACTGCTGTCAGTAAATTGATAGTTTGA
- the LOC138961702 gene encoding uncharacterized protein isoform X2 → MKHFVQILLAGSATVLLYVVYFDNSPYNSQKPLYQQLLLKNWFLSAYRQNSASNGGDIPVSDEKTNTASAAFLVKSIVSSKDSTKSKMRQTPVKIDSKWHSIVDANKSAAFRRQPSVREYTGANASGQTSVKATDDSLTHVKFHKLSKPTARKPQTTKQVLIFTDEGLVKAAKEISTQRGLVLFTIINDDYLDFAASWLCNTAPFDGVHKHVLFVTTDVATGMTLQNLSSDVTVLGLNTSRFSGRQTFSHAGYLRIMVERTRYIFLMLQARVRLLLFEVDCVWLSDPLPLLLSRSGEVDLIVTKTEYNNKTAGGFLLLCPTQRTLGLWKSLTNKMNDLMEKTLHNISNSAHVNIRQNDQAFLTDLVRRGYGRVRVITLPRDSFADGKWYYLRVKERKARPTPIIINNNYIVGNSAKRRRAQRFGHWYLNERADSSVSMTCNVTAVSKSS, encoded by the exons ATGAAGCATTTTGTCCAAATACTCTTGGCTGGCTCGGCTACTGTGCTCTTGTATGTCGTATACTTTGACAACAGTCCGTACAATTCACAAAAACCTCTCTACCAGCAACTCCTTCTGAAGAACTGGTTTTTGTCTGCATACCGTCAGAATTCTGCTTCCAATGGTGGTGACATACCGGTTAGCGATGAAAAGACTAACACAGCGTCAGCTGCATTTTTAGTTAAATCCATAGTGTCTTCAAAAGATTCAACCAAATCAAAGATGAGACAAACTCCTGTCAAAATAGACTCAAAATGGCACAGCATAGTGGACGCCAACAAAAGTGCGGCTTTTCGCAGACAACCATCGGTGAGAGAATACACGGGTGCCAATGCATCGGGACAAACTTCAGTGAAAGCGACTGATGATTCCCTGACACACGTAAAGTTCCACAAGCTAAGCAAGCCAACAGCGAGGAAACCCCAAACCACCAAGCAGGTGCTCATCTTCACGGACGAAGGCCTGGTGAAGGCAGCCAAAGAGATCTCCACGCAGCGAGGTCTGGTCCTCTTCACCATCATCAACGACGACTACTTGGACTTCGCGGCCAGCTGGTTATGCAACACGGCGCCTTTTGACGGAGTCCACAAACACGTGCTCTTCGTCACCACTGACGTCGCCACGGGTATGACGTTGCAGAACTTGTCATCTGACGTCACCGTCCTGGGGCTGAACACGTCACGGTTTTCTGGTCGTCAGACTTTTTCTCATGCCGGGTATCTGCGAATCATGGTGGAGCGTACCCGTTACATCTTCCTCATGCTTCAGGCTCGTGTACGCCTGTTGCTGTTCGAG GTGGACTGCGTGTGGCTGTcagaccccctccccctcctcctgtCCCGGAGCGGCGAGGTGGACCTCATCGTCACCAAGACagagtacaacaacaaaacggcCGGCGGCTTTCTACTCCTGTGCCCCACGCAGCGCACTCTGGGTCTGTGGAAAAGCCTCACAAACAAGATGAACGACTTGATGGAGAAGACGCTCCACAACATATCCAACTCCGCCCACGTCAACATCAGGCAGAACGACCAGGCGTTCCTCACCGACCTTGTTCGGCGCGGCTACGGGCGCGTGAGAGTCATCACGCTTCCCAGGGACTCGTTCGCTGACGGAAAGTGGTATTATCTGCGTGTGAAAGAGAGGAAGGCCAGGCCCACccccatcatcatcaacaacaactacaTCGTCGGCAACTCCGCCAAGAGACGGAGAGCTCAACGGTTCGGACACTGGTATTTGAACGAGCGGGCCGACTCTAGTGTTTCCATGACGTGTAACG TTACTGCTGTCAGTAAATCAAGTTGA
- the LOC138961701 gene encoding arylsulfatase I-like — protein sequence MPGASSAREPLIMTSQGEHSQLVIEEESNLEETEDVGCRRRCPKILIAFIAIYLVILVLFLGVAVKLRKTSAYPHVIVIIVDDLGWNDVEWNDPDMRTPTLKALLENGVLLNNSYAHPFDSPSRAATFTGMYPFHMGLQHERMDPYTPTFLPDNFAMLPAHLKKLSYKTYLVGKWHLGFCDWKYTPVKRGFDSFTGFYTDHLDYYTHRDAKGHYDFRTGEMVDFEAEGTHSTNVIVGRAGDIIRNHEVAVPLFLVISFQAVHSPVQVPQNYLNETCAHINDTSRRAMCAMAAMMDEGIANVTSKLRDKNMLGNSVIIVTSDNGGVTAQGSSNGPFRGENGELYEGGTRVMSLVASEYYLSSKGYTYNGLFHQVDWFPTIVSITGTPIPKDLDGLNHWHALSTDGPSPRSEVVYNIDETYNNAAIRIDDFKLIEGSPNFTHPGHPGHTQAPQLYDLSSDPGETNNLAEAMPEKLEYLRSRLESQRKSLVPAVDKGKAIASDPSLWNNIWSPGWC from the exons ATGCCAGGGGCGTCATCAGCCAGAGAACCGTTGATTATGACGTCACAGGGAGAACACAGCCAGCTGGTGATAGAGGAAGAGTCCAACCTAGAGGAAACAGAGGACGTGGGTTGTCGCAGACGATGCCCCAAAATCCTCATCGCTTTCATAGCTATTTATCTCGTCATCCTCGTCCTTTTCCTCGGCGTTGCCGTCAAATTACGCAAGACGTCTGCGTATCCTCACGTCATTGTCATCATCGTGGACGATTTAGGGTGGAATGACGTCGAATGGAACGACCCAGACATGCGCACTCCCACGCTGAAAGCTCTGTTGGAAAATGGCGTGCTGCTCAACAATTCCTATGCTCATCCCTTTGACAGTCCTTCCCGTGCAGCCACTTTTACAG GGATGTACCCATTTCACATGGGCCTACAACACGAGAGGATGGACCCATACACCCCGACTTTTTTACCCGACAACTTCGCCATGCTACCCGCCCACCTGAAAAAACTGAGCTATAAAACTTACCTGGTTGGCAAGTGGCACCTTGGATTCTGCGATTGGAAGTACACACCTGTGAAGAGGGGGTTCGATTCCTTCACTGGGTTCTACACGGACCACCTGGACTACTACACGCATCGAGATGCTAAGGGACACTATGATTTCAG AACGGGAGAGATGGTAGACTTTGAGGCGGAGGGAACACACTCCACCAACGTAATAGTGGGAAGAGCTGGTGACATCATCCGCAACCATGAAGTCGCTGTCCCACTCTTCTTGGTAATCTCCTTCCAGGCTGTGCACTCTCCAGTCCAAGTGCCCCAG AACTATTTAAACGAAACCTGCGCCCATATCAACGACACGTCACGCAGGGCAATGTGCGCCATGGCAGCCATGATGGATGAGGGCATCGCCAACGTGACGTCAAAGCTACGTGACAAAAACATGCTCGGCAACTCCGTCATCATTGTGACGTCAGACAACGGTGGAGTGACGGCCCAGGGAAGCAGTAACGGTCCTTTTCGC GGTGAAAATGGCGAGTTGTACGAAGGTGGAACGCGAGTGATGTCTTTGGTGGCCAGCGAGTATTACCTCAGCAGCAAAGGTTACACCTACAACGGGCTGTTCCACCAGGTGGACTGGTTCCCCACAATTGTATCAATTACCGGCACCCCCATTCCAAAGGACCTGGACGGTCTCAACCATTGGCATGCGCTCAGCACTGATGGCCCCAGTCCTAGAAGCGAG GTGGTCTACAACATAGACGAAACATACAACAATGCAGCCATACGGATCGACGACTTCAAACTCATCGAAGGCTCACCAAACTTTACGCACCCGGGCCACCCGGGCCACACACAGGCTCCTCAGCTGTACGATCTGAGTTCGGATCCAGGAGAGACCAATAACTTGGCCGAGGCCATGCCAGAAAAATTGGAGTACTTGAGGAGTCGCTTGGAAAGCCAGAGAAAGAGTTTAGTGCCTGCAGTAGACAAAGGAAAGGCCATAGCATCTGACCCTTCGTTGTGGAACAATATCTGGTCGCCAGGGTGGTGTTAA